ACTAGAGAAATTAAACCAGCAGCACCCTGGACAAAATTTTTGTCTGTCTCCGTCCAAATTCGAGGTTCATTGCTTTCGATTGTCAGAAAGCCTAGCAGGTCTTTTTGCCACATGATAGGAGCTGCTAAAAGCGATCGCACTCTCAAGCGTTCCAGCAATTTTGCTGTAAAGTGGCTCTTTAAGGAACTACGTGCATCACCAATTGAGACAATTTGATTAACTGACAAAGCATAATAAAAGTCGCTTAACTCTTGTACCGTCATTCCTGCTGCTGCTTGCAGATTGCTGGAATCACGATTGATTTTGACAAGTTGACTGCTCATCCGACACCAAAAGTACCGCCCTTCCCGCTCAAACCAGTAAATATTTGTCCGGTTGGGTGAGACAAATTTATGAGTTTCCTGCACTACTGCTTCTAGTCTTTGGTCTAAATTATTGAGGGTGCGTAAATTTTCCAGCAATCCTAACAATGGTTCATCGATTCGCTTATTTTGCTTTTGCTGCAAAGCCATCTCATGTTGATAAAGCATTGCCCCCAATTCGCCTAAAACCATCATCAGCCTGGCTTTAGCTTCGCCTGGCACTAAGTAGCCCCAGCGCTCTGAACCCATTAACAGCAAACCTAAACAGCGGTCTTTGTAACGTATTGGCAAAAAAATGGTTCCTTGGATGTGGCATTTTTCTGCAACTTTTTGCCATTCTGCGGCGCGGATTTCAACTCGCAAATCGGCTACGCCCAAGGGACGCTGTTCAATCACCACTTGCTCTAATAAATCGCCAGAATTGAGAATAACTCGTTTATGTAAATTAGTGTCCCTAGCAGGTGTGATGCCCCCTTTGCCCAAGAGTACGTGATTTAGGCGGTCATAAAGAGCAATCCAAATGAGTTTGTAGTCAAACTGCTCTTGGAGATAAGAAATAGTAGTTTCAATCAGAACGTCAACATTATCTTCTTCTCTGAGACTCTGGAGGACACGCCCCAAGGAAAGGATTTGCTGTTCGGCGGCTATAGGTTTTTGCGGCTGCCCCATCTGATTTATCGGTTAACATAGCTTGTAATATATAAGATGCCCAGAAAAGCATCGCGACTAAATGTTGTCACGGATGTTTGCTGAAAGTTCTGGGTAGATAGAAATGGATATTTATCAAGTTGCAATTAGTCCAGTATTGTTCAATTTAGTAAAAACAGACCCAGAGTGGTTACACCAGCAGACAATTCGCAGTTTTAACTGGATATCGTCAACAGGTTCTCACCCTCTTGCTAGTTGGGTCAATCGCCGCCTACAGCAGTCTTTGTGTTTGGAAGATGAACGTTTGGAACAAAGTCTGTTTGGTTTAGACTTTCCTAATCCTCTGGGGTTAGCAGCTGGGTTTGACAAGGATGGTGTTGCTGCTAACATCTGGTCTAGCTTAGGTTTCGGTTTTGCAGAACTGGGAACTGTAACTTTTCACGCCCAGCCTGGAAATCCCCGCCCTCGTTTGTTTCGCTTACCTTTAGATCAAGCTGCTCTCAACCGGATGGGCTTTAATAACAATGGTGCTGCGGCAATGGCGGCTCGATTGACACAAGAAAAGCAGCAGTTAACCCCAACAATTCCCATAGGGATAAATTTGGGTAAATCTAAGGTTACACCCCTAGAAGCAGCCGCAGAAGATTATCTCAATAGTTTTCGTTTACTTAAGGAATTGGGAGACTATTTTGTTGTTAATGTATCTTCTCCCAATACGCCTGGGTTACGATCGCTCCAAGATGCCTCGATGCTCAGCGCCATCTTAGAATTATTGCAGCAGGAAAATAATTCACAAAAACCTATTTTTGTCAAGATAGCGCCTGATTTGGAATGGGAAGCGATCGCTGACATTATTTCTTTGGCTAAAACTTATAAACTGGCGGGAATTATTGCCACTAACACCACTATCCGCCGTGATGGACTGAAAACCCAAGTAATTCAACAAACTGGCAAATCACCCCAAGAAGAAGCTGGCGGAATTAGCGGTAAGCCATTACGCGATCGCTCCACTGAAGTAATTCGGTTTATTTGGCAGCAAACTCAGGGGCAAATACCAATCATTGGCGTTGGTGGCATTTTTTCCCCTGAAGATGCTTGGGAAAAAATTACTGCTGGTGCTAGCTTAATCCAGGTTTATACAGGCTGGATTTACGAAGGCCCACTGATGGTACGCCGAATTCTGGCGGGTTTACTTTCCCAGCTAGAACAAAACGGTTTAAATTCCATCAGCGAAGCCGTAGGTTTACAAACAAAAATTTAGATTGTTTAGCTTTCTTCGACTGGAAAAAACTCCTTAGCTTTTTCGGAGAATGTCCAAGCAATGCCATCAGGGTCACGGCTACGGCTCCACTCAGGAAAATCTGGATCGTTTCGCCGTTTATAAACTGTGCTGGAATAAACATTTAGCCGCTTGGCAAGTTCTGATTGAATCAGAGAGCCAAATACTAACTGTTTTTCCAGTGATAGTTTAGTTTCTGCATGAGTTGGCTGTGGGAGTGATTCAGTTTCTGGTTCTTCTTGCTGTTGCTTTGGTAGCGGTGCTGCCAAGAGCGATCGCGCAGTTGTAGTAACTGGTTGAGCAGGAAGTTCTTTGACTGGTTCACTACTGTCGAGTATGTTGCCCAGAACGCTGGCAGTTATGAAGTAATAGGACTGATTCCCATCTTCAGAGTTCAATATACTCGCACCAAATTCTGAGGCTTTACTATCTAAGTAGCGTTTTGCCTTAGTCCCAGAAAAATTACCCTTAATAGCCAAGTCCATTGGCGTCAGTCTGCCCTGGTTTTCTCGAACTAGCTGATGGAAAATGGGGTTAACTCCCTGGCTCCATTGTTGCCATTGATACAACTGCCAAATATTGAAGCCAATGAGCAACACTGCGATCGCCAGCAAAATTCTCCAAGTTGAAACCAGGAAAATAATCAAAAACGAGATAGGCAAAAGTAGAACGAGAAAAGCCTTCCCGCTACCTTCTGTTAGTTTTTCACTCATGCTGATTTTTGCCAAGTGAATTTTTGGGAAATAATATATTATATCTTGGCAAAAATATGGTCATTTTTTTGTATCGTTTGGCAAAGTTGTGGCAAATCTGTCGGCAAAAACCAATTTTACTAAGTATTCTACTTGACATATTTTTGTAATTTATACATCGGGTATAATAAATCTGGCAAAAAACTTTTGCCAATCAAGTAAGCATTGCTAACAACAACACATGGATATAGCAATAAAAAAGAATTAGCTTCCCAAGTACTTGACATTTCGTACTACACACACTACATTAATAATACAAGCTGATATTCCTAAAGAAGTTAGCTTTTAGCCGTAGCGGATAGCTTAAATAACAGAGCGCCCACCTTGCCCATAAGGGCCGACACATCGAAGGTTATCGAATATAAATTAAAAACCTTTGATCTAACTTCTGGAAGTGCAAGTGAAAATCTTGCTCCGCTATACAAAATTTAGCTCTAAATATCATGTCCAGCAGATTATCCATAATGTGTGATTGCGAGTGAAACGACGCAATCATCAATTTTTTGGGATTGCTTCCCTTTGGTCGCCATGACGGTTATTTGAGCAGATATGATATGAGTTCCTAAATTTTGAATTGTTATGTGGCGGGTAGCTCAGTGGTAGAGCGCTAAACATCCTTGTTCACAACTTGCCTGAAAAGGCCGACGAATTAGGGTTATCGAATAGGGTTCGAGAGGTCGCAGGTTCAAATCCTGCTCCGCCACCCAAAACTTAAAACATAATTTTGAATTTTAAATTGTTATGTGGCAGGTAGTTCAGTGGTAGAACGCCTAAAACATCCTTGTTCACTCCTTGCCTGAAAAGGCCGACGAATTAGGGTTATCGCCTTCCAAGCGGGATGTCGCAGGTTCGAGTCCTGCCCTGCCACCTTTCATTTTTGCCCACAAGGGCCGGGAGATGAAGCGATGAATTACAACTTTTTCACTAAAAAGAAAACAACTACACCACAATCTCAGCCTATCCCCGGACGGGAAGCAGAGATGATTCAGGGACGTTCCGGCGGTTGGATGTTTGATGCTGGCATTTGGAAGATGCTGCGTCGTTGTCTGTTGATTGGCACGGCAAAAAGCACATACTATGCTGGCAAGCAGGAACTAACTGAGGATTTTGTGGCAGTTGTTAAACAAGCTGTTGCTGAAAACCCTGGTCGTGTTGCAGAAGAAATTCTCTATGCCAGCGATGGACGCGCCATAAACAACAGTGCGCCTATACTTGCTTTGGTACTGTTGTCTATGGGTGAGGCACAAGAAGCAAAACAGACTTTTGGTGAAATCTTTGGGCAAGTTATCCGCACTGGTAGCCACTTCTACGAATGGTT
This region of Nostoc sp. UHCC 0302 genomic DNA includes:
- a CDS encoding quinone-dependent dihydroorotate dehydrogenase yields the protein MDIYQVAISPVLFNLVKTDPEWLHQQTIRSFNWISSTGSHPLASWVNRRLQQSLCLEDERLEQSLFGLDFPNPLGLAAGFDKDGVAANIWSSLGFGFAELGTVTFHAQPGNPRPRLFRLPLDQAALNRMGFNNNGAAAMAARLTQEKQQLTPTIPIGINLGKSKVTPLEAAAEDYLNSFRLLKELGDYFVVNVSSPNTPGLRSLQDASMLSAILELLQQENNSQKPIFVKIAPDLEWEAIADIISLAKTYKLAGIIATNTTIRRDGLKTQVIQQTGKSPQEEAGGISGKPLRDRSTEVIRFIWQQTQGQIPIIGVGGIFSPEDAWEKITAGASLIQVYTGWIYEGPLMVRRILAGLLSQLEQNGLNSISEAVGLQTKI